GCTATAAGTTTCATCGTCGCAATGTCTGTTATCTGCAATGTAATGTGCATGCAACGTTGATTCGTAGGCTGGCTTAGTAGCAATTTATCTATGTATGGACCCAGCTTTAGAAGTTTTTCAGAGAATAGCAAAAGAAAATTTACAGTAAAGATGTGTGGTTGACGTATAGCCGAACATTTTCATATGGCCAAGGCATTATCCTAGATACACAGGAGCATTAGGGAACGTTGTATACATACTGTGGGTTCTATTACAGCACTTATTAGAGGGTTTCATAATGTCTTTTTTTCTGCAGAGATATCTATATCCCAAAGCTTTCTCCAGATCAACCAACCAGTTTCATATAATAAGAGAAGATTGTAGAACAGTATAGCCCAAGAGCCTGAGAAACCCAATATTTAATCCTTCCGTCAAGGTCTTTCCATTGctttcacacacacaaaaaatctgGTCACGTACAAAGTAAAGCTTACATGTGAGAATTGTTTTTAAGTTTTATATCAGAATTTTCTTAATACTAGTACAATGCACATAAATGATAATATAACTAGCCGAATACACTCACCCTTAGCACCATAGCTTTATCTGTACTGCAAAAAACTTTGATGCATTACACAACCTCCAATTACACCCACATGATTCTTCACATTAGCATTAATATGTCTGTACTACTGTATAATCAGTGTCAGCAAGCGTGGtgcatatatagtatacacaagaCTCAAGTAGTATTCCACTCAGACGGATACTCTGACACAATAgtcaaaaaaaactaatttatgtCAAGTCATGGAATCAGCATCATTGTGTGGCTGTGATCTGACATCACCACGCattgactttttatttttaatagaatAAGGATTGGCATCTTGATTGAAACAAGAACAAACAGATTGTGAATATTTTGTCAAATGAAAAACAGCATCACAGAAATTCTACTTGGAGTGTTGTGGATAGAGAGATAGACATAcatattgagggagatttatcaaacatggtgtaaagtgaaactggctcagttgcccctagcaaccaatcagattccaccttccattttccaaagagtctttgaggaataaaaggtggaatctgattggttgctaggggcaactgggccagtttcactatacaccatgtttgataaatctcccccactgtgttctGGCTCATGACTGAGTAGAGATTATTCTGTTTTGAGGGTGAACCCCCACTATAATGTGAATAGCACCACCCATACATACAATATGTAAAGTAGACTCAACTACCAGAATTATCACACAGCATGATTGTTAAACCCTTAAAATAAATGCGCTGTCAAAGATTTTCATTGGTGAATTCCTATATAGCCACTGCAGCCAGAAGAAACATGGTTTCCAACACAGTATAGAGGTCAAATCCATACACTGCTTTGTTACTATGGGATCATCTTTTCATTGACAGCAGGCCTTGAGTACTGAAACTAGAAGAGGAGTTGGAGGCCTTCTATCAGAATCAACGGAGCAGCATACAGATCAGTATTAGTGCATGTTCCCACATTCAGGTTTTTTGATAAAGTTTGACTGAGTGCAGTCTTTTCTTTACACATATCTTCCACTAATGTTCCAATACTTCCTGAGTATTTGAACTCGAAGTACCATACCTTGAACGTCCCTTTAACTAGTATAACTTGTTCTTGGGATTGTCTTCAATGATTTATGTTTCTCCAACTATCACAGAACTACAAGTTGTCCAAATTTCATGGTaaatgtagggaaaaaaaaaaaagtgatgaggTGGTGGAATTATTCTAATACATGGTCACACTGCAAAGTACTATATCATAGAAAAGAAAATATTGTGCATACAGATAGTTGTGTGACCACATGTATGTATACATAAACATTAGGTTGGGGGTGCAATATATCTAATTTACACACTTATGTCCCCTGAATGCCATGAAATATTATATGCTGAATCCTCTACGTCCTCGTTATGAACACAGTGCAGTAAGACTAAAAAAAGATACTGGTGGAAAGGGGGAACCGTACAGTAGATAAGATTTCTGAAGAAACTGGCTGTCCAGACATCAGCACTATAGCGTTTTAGAATTTCAGGTCTCCAAAATTCTTCCCTGTGAAGCGACAAAGGCCACTGGGAATAGCGTAATGCCTTCACTTCATGTAAACTTTAAAATGTGTCCCCCATAGAGTAGAGGGGGTACAGTTCAGTAGAGGAAAACAAGCATCATTTCCTGTCTCCATTTTTCCTGAATGGTTGTTTCTCTGTAGCTTATGGAATGACCTAATGTTAGATGCAGCTTATAAAAGGATTTGGGCAACATGAGGAGAATGAGTACTTGCCACAGCAGCCAACAGAGGCAAGTCACTGGATTCAATCCTGAATGGGAAACAAAATGCAGAGGATATTAGTTAGTGTGCTTGGTACAATATCCAGCTATTAAAATATTTCTCTTCAAAAGTTTCCTAGCAGAAGTGTCAATGTGTGTGCAGGGCCTGCCATATCCTGTGTTACACAGGCTccacctgctgccactgcccggaggggagccgcgctccaccctgggcagttaaccccataggcaccgcagtctgtggatccgcagcgtctatggggcaCCCAGAAGGAGAACTGCCtgtgtgacatggtataatggataaaaaaactgaaataaaaaaaaaaaagccccaaaattccccaggcctctgtcatgtctgaggtctgtggttgagtcaggtgacgcactgaggccacatatgggggatttctagaaccATTGGAATAAGGGAAATATgaagttccatttctcagttagtatttgttgtgttagaaaaaaaaaaatggattcaaatagaattcccccccccaaaaaaaaaacaaaatttttgtattttttttttaatttcccctccaacttgcttaaatttttaACACAGCCCTAAAGGGGTAATTCCATTGCAGTTACTGCACATCCTGAGCATGTGTCATAAATGTCTAAGGGTGAGATTTAAAAGGATTTATTCAGccaagggtacaaactcactgggcagaTCACTCACGGGATGTGTATCcttctgcgagtttgtctgcccatactGTACAAGGCAGGGTTTCACAGCAAGTgatccgcccagtgagtttgcACCCTTACCGTAAATGTTTACAATACATGTAGGATAAAGAACAGTAGCAAAAAACATGACCTATAAAACTCCACATAGCCTTTAGTGGTCTCCTTAAAGCGGCACAATCAGCAgtttcttcccagagaacctgctgatatgccgcagtagcagagGAGCTCTGTAGAATGGCAGTTACTTTGACCCTTGTCttcccccgcattgtttgtaaaatcgctaaatgctcttatgcaaattacttgcttaagagcatttagggcgttgctcgggGCTGGAGAGCCTTGCTGCACCCCGCCCAGTTTGCCCCCTCCCGTCCACTATGaatatttatatatgcatagtggggtctatacactccagctgcgcagggaagcagtcccgtcGGAGACTGGCTGCTTCCCGCGCATGCCTGAATCCCCCAGGACGCCCCCGATCCTCCCGGAGGTTCCTCAAGACGTAAGTATATCTTATACGTATGTCCTGAGGGACCACCAGGAGGGTTGGTGGCGGCCTGGGGATTCAGTCCCACAGGACTGCTTCCCTCCGCAGCCGccatgtatagagcccactatgcagttatgaataatCATAGAGGGCGGGTGGGACAGGGCGATGCTTTTTGGCCCAGAGGAAACGCCCTAAATCCTCTTAATTTGCAcaagagcatttagcgattttacaaacaataCGGGGGAAGACAGGGGTGAAAGTAACTgccatatactactggagggacaCAGCTACTGCAGCATATCAACAGGTTCTCTGGGAGGAACGATAGATTTTATTTGGGCATCTGATCGTTACCAATTTTTCACGGGCAGATTGTCGGCTGAATGAGAGTTTGTAGGGATGCTTGTTGCCAATAATCAGCTTGTCATAAGAGCCCCCCTAATACAAGAATTTTTTAAAgctcttaagggtatgttcacactatggaataagCAAGGAATTCCCGCCACagacttgaaattctgcctgtcccatagattCAATTGGATTTCTCAAGCACACCCAGCCATCCGCCTAAATAAATGGCACGTCAATACTATCGGCAGATGGTGGAGGGCGCTTGAGAAATCACATTGaaccaataaaaataaataaaatattcgcaaatcggcactttccgccgagtacgccagggggcggaaagtaggcaggaagtgggcggaacggagggcgcggactcagagtccgcgcgatttatcatccgttccgcccaaatgtacgccgaaaacctactccactcctcagctggcgtaggttttcggcggtgcgcacaggatttatgtacaggcagtccgcctctacataaatccccgtaccgccggagctgcgggggcatttttaagtccggcgtaaaaaccgCCGGACTTGGGAAACGCTGAACTTTCTCCCAGAAAGTTCAGCGTTTCCCAAGTCATCTGCGCTCtcgcagagaaggcagtcatgtgattgatggacacattgagctgtgacactcatGACAAAGTTCCAGCCCGTACAGTCTTTTTTAAAAAagctgcctacaggagactggacctggatttccggtaagtatagctttgttttatagggaaccaatcagcacatggtTCCCAGAAAtatagtatagagctactgtgcagcccGCATCACATACCAGAAgagaaaaagtacttttattctgTTGTGGGAGGCAgtgagaggggtggcaactagtcatctgggcagggagccgctGGTGACTAGTCACCGCTATCTCTGCCTGTCGGAACACAGTACAGTGATGATTGACCGGCAGAGGGGCTATAACGGGCCTCTCTAGCAATCATCCCCCACTGCCTACCGACTGGCAaagagcagtgactagtcacaggctgCTCACCCCGCCCAGATAACTAGTTGCTGCCCTTCTCATTGCCTTGCTATATGAATTTGAagtttataacgacagtgacactttaaaacttgAATATACCCTGTGTCAAGCTCAGGAAATCTCAGGTGATATCATGAATGTAGTTGAACCCGATTATAGCCAAACATAGCTCCTCTATAAAGCACTGATCTAAAAAGAACCTGTCAACTTATTTTAAATCTCTGTACAAACGCTGTAGAATCAGTGACAATCCTGCTATAGATTGTCTATGAAATGGATGAGAAACATCATGCTTAGATTTGCTTAAACCTTTTTAGTTAAACTTCGGGCCCATTACACAGATTACAAGAATTTAATTATATGATTAATAGAATTATACATTACTCATTATAtgtttgaatttaagcgataatctttccacGTGTAGTCAAATAACGAAGAAACTAACGAAAATTCAATCGtatgttgatcgcatcttttgagcccaccataaaatcattgttaatcatttgcaAGTCTTTCAATGTATGTTTattcgtaattgcgatcgtaacAAACAAAATCGTTCCATGTATTAAGGTGATTGATTTCATGTTTGCAGCTGTTTATCGTTGTAACCCTGTCTCTAATAGGAACAGGAATTGAAACACTTACCCTAACACAACTCCAAGCTCTTTCACATGGACTCTGGTGTGTCCTCGAAGGTACTCAGCTAGCATTTTACTTTTGAAATACAACTCTTGAAGTTTGTCCTCTAGATGCATCACACACTAGCAgcagagggagaaaaaaaaaaaaaaaaaaaataagatataaAGGGATAACTGCAATGACAGCTGTACACATAGAAAAAGGCTAAAAACAAGATCACTCATTTACTACTACTTTTCAAAAAGGTGAAAGATCTTCCACAAATTCCTAATGCGGCCTAGTGGCCTAATGCGGGAATGAGCAGGGAAGCTACAGTGATGTCAGCCCTCATCTATTATTACACAGGTAATTCCttttagggtctgtccacacgtataGACTTTCAGCGTAAATCTCACTGCGAGTCTGGCAGTTCCCTGttactacatacttgcagctgtctgaaagactgctgcaagtatgtaattctgccgcccccttaacGCCTTCGTCTCCCGTTTAGCtgcgtgtatacattacctctccttgctgcggGAGCCGAAGGCGTTaaggggcggcagaattacatactcgcagcagtctttcagacagctgtgagtatgtagtgacagggaactgccaggacctgcagcAAGATTAAAGAATTGTACTTAAAGAAGCACTTTATTTCCCCTTATATAATGCAGCGTGGGCTATTACAGAATAATTTAGAGCTTTTTTTTAGCTGATGTGACATGCATGAAGTTCCAATTTCCCCTCCAATGTGGTTTCCTAATGCTGCCTACATTTGCCCCATCATCTCTGGCTTTGCAGAGGGAGGGATGGAGTCTTATCACTGCTCTTGCTCTTATCAAAGTGCACTTATGTGATATGGCTACACGGGGCCGGcgccagcacagggcttacccgggcaagtgccagggctcacgtcacctctaggggcccaaagagtgagaggggcccggtgctctgatgttcagccccctcactgtactgCAGGGTGAGTGCTAAACATCAGAAGATacgagcaggacctgtcagcgagggatgaaggacctgatcacatgaaccgcaggtcctcaatactacagtgtggagatctgCCAGGCAGAGAGaaaaagagggagaagactgagctgtaagtgtgtaaaataatatattatatatatatatatatatatatatatatatatatatatatatatatatatatatatatatatatatatatatatatatatatatatatacacacacacatacatacacatacactagtGGTGTCTGAAATGATTGCGTACAGTGGATGGATGAGAGGCCCACTAAGGCTCTGTCACCCAGGGCCCGCTAAAACAGTTAAATTGTGAAAATTCTTAACATTTATTAAATACTACTAATAAGACCACTAGTAAGATGAGTACTTACAAAAACAGGGGGTGTCTTCAGTTTATGAAGCTGTAAGATAGATTGAAGCAAACTGCACACTTGACTGGACACTAAAACCTCTGTACCAAGCTTCATGCTGTCTACTATAGTCTTCTGGCTGCTCACCACCTGGACGCTGCATTTGTCAGTGTCTGCCACGATGCATACGGCTTCTGCTAGGGGCTCATCCAGAACAGGGTGCTAGAACCAAAGAACAGTTTTCAGTCAATCAGTTCAGTTTCTCTCTCGTTTATTAATTCCTTAGAACTACATACAAAATTAATCCAAGCCTAAAAACCAATATTAACAGCTTGTGGTGGTTTGAGAATTTCAAGCAGACCCCTTATTCCCCCTTGCACAGCTACAAGCTGACACTTCATAATTTCACTGCATAAATGTTTAaacagttaggctgcattcaaacGTCCTGTAAAATGGTCTGTGGTCGCGGATCCAAATTTTAGGgaccattaaagtaaatgaagcCATTCACATGACGCGTGCCATGACCAGCACCATGAAAAATAGGAAATAtcctagtgcggatcgcggcaTAGATCACATCCACCCCACCCCCCGGGGTAGGGGCTCCACCGGATTGTGGCATGGAGCGTGTAATACTTCAATAAcccatttaggccatgttcacattagtGCTGTGGTTTCTGCTCATTCACTTTCAGCagaaatgtgaacagagccttattttATAATGAGGACCCATTGTGCTCCCTGGGGCAATGTCATCTGGCTTTAGGCATAAAACCTACATGGGTTGAGTGAGACAGGCTGGCTGCCAAACTTGACTTCAGCTTCTCAGCACTTGCAATTCCATGAAGCACCATATCAGGCATATATGTGGAGCAGTAACCACCAAACAGAGACCTCCCAAAATTTTTAACACTTGGGCTGCTGATTACATCAGACCTAGCAGGAGAAAATAGATAAATAAGATAAACACCACCACCAAAACACCTGTTTCTATACAGCTACAATCTTCTGTTTTATAGTAAATGATTTTGGAAAATGTACCACCTCAAGGGCTCAAAAGACAAAGATGGCTACATCTCTAGCAAGGTAATATTAAAAGGGTTATACAGAGTTAAAATAACATCCCCTATCCATGggtctttgttatgaatagaatTGCCATACATGTGCGCGGCCACCTCAGTCATTCAGTATGGGGGCTGCCTCAGTCAGCCAAAGCATCATACTCCGCTGTTCTTGGTAGCACCATAGAAAATTGTGTTAGATTCATAAAGAGTTTAAACCTCATTGGAGCTGTTCTGGAGATTGCGGGGGGTTCTGAAACTTAACCTCTAGGGTCGGCTCCAGGCTTTTGTTGTCCCTTGGGCGATAAGAGTCTCAGccggcccctttgtatagcaaatcatgtggcatccTTATGAGGGGGTCTTAGCAAAaccttactactatacaagatgcaaggaaagctgggtgacctccattgtacggcctactatacaagatgccaggaaatctggatgaccccattatgctgactactatGCAGGATGCTGGGTAACCTCCAACTATTAGTGGCTTCCTGCTGTACAGTCCCCTCTCTAATCCTCAGGCCAATCCTCCACCCGATAGGGAGGAGCCTATGGGATATACTAGGGGCCCTATTTTTGCTGGTACAGTGCCAACAAAACTGGGAAAACTGGGGGGGAGGAATGTAAGGCTTGCAACAGGCATCATTTCACTGGGGTCTGGTTTGCCTGCATTctggggggacgggggggacggGGGACAAGTCCCAGGGTAAGCCAGGTGCCCTGCCTCTATCCataattttgtttttcttttaactcTAAAGACCCTATTAAAGATTTATTTAAAACCTAGGAAATGCTAAACatttatatcaactggtgccaggaagatGTACAGCTTTGTAAAAGACTTCTACTTTTTACTGCTTTTTactgcttatcagctgctatgtgcCCCCGAGGAAGTCATGTTCTTTCCAATACCCTCAATCCATGTAAAGAACTGTCGTCCAGGACCGAAGCAAAACTTTTCCTCCTGTGCAGGTAGCATCGTGTTGAATTGGAAAGAACGACAATTTTCTCTGGAGAATACAGCAGCTGACTAGAAAGGTACAAATcatttacacatctatataactttttggcaccaggtAATTTGAAAATCTTCATGCTTTCTGGAACACCCATTTAGTACTAGATAATAGAACAGAGAAAAGTgacaaagtatattgcaaaatgtGACACCATATATAAAGCCAGGCAGTCTGTAAAAAACACATGTAAAAACATTATATAAGTTGATGCTTGACTTAATGTCTTACGTAGGTAGTGGAAGTTCTACTTCTGTGTGGTCACTGCTGTGGTCCCAGTTTTCTGGATGGCTGTGACCTGTGTTCAGCTCCTCATCACTGTGGCCCAGGGCACTGTCATAACTTTTATTCCTTGGAATGTTGGTGCCAAGCTTGCCGCCAATCTTTCTGAGGGAATCCCCACAGGGGATACTTTGGGAAAGTATCTGAGGAGGGTGTATGTGAGTGTGAACCGCATCTGTCAGGTCGTTCTCACAGGTCCTTTTCTCTGTATGGTTATTTGATACAATACTAGAAACAAAACATTTTTCTGATAATAGGGAATGACAGGGAAGAGATTCTACTGTATTCGTTTCAATACTGTTACCCTCCACAAAATACTCATCAAATAAACTCGATCCTCCCTCACAGGAGGGGATACGCGAATGCATCAGCCTCCTTTTTTGAGCAGCAAGTGACACATCTGTGGGGGCAAGCGACCTGTAGTGTTGTGATTTGACACTTCCATTCAGTTCCTTATTGCAGGTCTTCATATCAGAGTCGGATCCCATACTAAAGGCTACTTTCCCCAGAAGGGAACTATCCTCTTTCTGGTCTGCACGGAGTACCTCTTTTGCCCATTCAGACAGTTGCACTGGAGAGCTAGTTCTCTTTTCATATCTGCTAGCAGGAGGGTGGCTTTTAACATGGGATGGCAGAGAACCAGAGGTAAACAGATCAGTGTTGCATGCTGGCATCCTTGTGACAGAAACCAGTGTCTCTACTTTGGCTTCTTTTACCAAGGTTACAGTTTCTTTACAAGAACCTCCATTACCTAAAACAGCTCCATTGCTTGTTGACGATGCATCAGTCCTCTGGGCTAGCTGAAAGCGGCCATCACATTTACTATCCGTGGTTACTGAAATGTCAAAGGCCTCAGGTCCATTTCCTTTCTGAGGGGATCTAACACCCGAATTACAGGGCAATGTTGGAGACAACAGGGCAGACTCATTGTTCAGTGTAATGACCACATATTCAGAGTCTTCCACCTCACCCTTCTCTAGTAATGTTGTGACATTACTGCCCTGTACTATCTGCTCCCCTTTTTTTAAGGCTCTGCTGTGCACTAGATGGTTCTCCTGAAGTTCAGAGCAACGGATGAAATAGGTAAGAATGTACAAAATGCGCTGGACCAAGTCTTTCCGTTTTCCGACAACAACTGTCCGATTCATCCTCACAGGGGATCCTATAGCCCCATATAGATCACCTAAAAATAGTGAGATAAAGTAAAAGGGATCACAAGAAAATCTTAATTGAATCCAACAAACATTTCACTAACAAGTGAAGTCCACTGGGCTTGGCCAAGATGTCGTTATATTATATGTTGCAtgtagtaaattttttttttctcttccaaaAGACAGAATCTGTGACAGAGGCCCCTTATGCTAGAGCTAAAACTATTCTCcagaagaaataaagacaagaaaaaaaaaaaaaagtcagcagtGTTGGAAATTTTGGGGCAATAGTTGTCCAAAAATGTATTTCGTTCATGAATTAATGTTTAAATGTGAACAGTCTTTTAATAAGACATAGTCCTTATACAACCTCAATAACTTTCAGCCGAATGGCTAGGCTGCAAGTTATCCCCCCCTGTCCTTCTAATACACAGACATTCAGCATGGCCCAACATTCAAGGTTCTGTATGAAGAGGGGTAAGCTAGCACCAGACTCCTCTGGCACAGACTTATCTCTTCAAGACCAAAGGGATTGGGTAGTAAAAGTCCACGACACCCGACCTTTATCTCTACCATTATAATCCATCAATGGAGACTTGTGGAGATTTTCTAcagacaaaaaataaaagtgttggaGCGGTCAGGAAAAAATGCTTTTAGAGAAAACACAGATGAGCCAGTGACACTATCCTGTCTCACCTGATATACTCAAGGATGTTCTAAAGACTTTATAAAGCTGCTGAAGATAAGAAGTTTATCCCTATGTCGTCAGATTTACTGCAGCCTGGAAGCAGTCACCCACTAAGCCCAaggatcagctttttttttttttttttaaacacaagtaTGTTAAACAAGAAGTCCGGTCAgttctcagccagtcaatgagtGGTTTGGGATGCTGCACCAGTGTcactgatttggggggggggggggggggggggggtattccatTTTTACTACAAACAAATGTATGCAAAAACTTGGAGGTAAACAAGGCCTCATTTAAAAACAGCCAGCACTTGTAAGGGCCCAGACCCTATAAAATTACATTAATGACAACTAAAACCTACCAAACTATGAATTGCTTGGAAAGGCACAACATGCGAGAACAGATAAAGGAGAAGTAAAGCGGACATGTACATGACCTGCCCAGGAGCTAATAAAATGATTCAACAGAATGGATATTATGGGCTCAATACATTTCAAAGGGAAACTGTATTACATGGCTCCAGGTAAGTTGTGTATGTAAGtgttgatctagcagatcagcacttgtttacagaCTTTACACAACCTCACGATCATACAGCCAGGGCTCCATGAACCTTGCTAGATTACACAGAGCAGTGTCTGGCTGATGGTGGATAACGTGACTGCCAAAACAGGCCAATATTAGAGCCAGCTTAGTTTAAGCCTGATACTGtccatgtaatagggcatttACAAAACCTGTAAAGTGCAACAACTTCTAGCAATCTCAGAAAACCCAGTTTCTTGCTTACTACTTTAAACGTCATTGAAGGATCAGACGTACAGAAACAACGAACACACATATATGGCAAAATATTAAAGGATAATCACAAACATTCACAATAAAGTTTAGAATACACAACTGACTGGCACTTACCAAGCTGAGCCCACAAGGGGTTATACGGATGGGACTTTGCCAGCAGATTGACTGACTGGGATGTGTGCTTTTCACAAAACGACTTTATTGGAGGATGGTCATGTGGCATCACTGTTGGGACCCATGCAAGGTGGTAAGTCAGAACAGCAGTGATTAAAGCTGCAAAGAACCTGTAGAAACATCAAGTGCAAAATGGTAACTGAAAGAAAAACTAAAACATAAGTGAATAGTTAATATACAAGAGCCATTAGtgtaatgcaaagctgtatgCTGTTTGTACATTAACGTGGCTGCTGTTCATATACTTTACTTACTGGTTCTTGTTAAGCTGCTCAATAAGATAAGTGAACTCTTTGAGGAAATGCTGGCAGAGCTGACCTTTCTCAGTAGTGATTGACATCATGGTAAGCCATACTGGCTCAGCAATGCGGGGGGCACAGTACAAGTTCCAAATGGTTTCCCTGTAACATGAAACATTTTATCCACAACAGTATAGGAAGCTACTGAGGATTATGTTCATATTTACACAAAGCTTATTCAGAtgtataatacaaaaaaaaaaaaaagtgttgttcatTAATGTATTTTCAACCAATTACTATTAGAATATCTGCTTGCTGTCTGAATGAAAACACTCTAGATTATACCCAGAGGCAGAGAGAAATAAAATAGTTTCCTTTGAATCACTAAACATGAATCTTAAAAGAGTACATTAGGTTAGTCCAATAACTTTAATGAAGCTATTATAGGAGTattccctatccataggataggagaTATACAAGCTGATTGTGAGGGTCTGACCACTAGGACCCTCACTAAATCTGAGAATGGTGGAAAATTATATCCCCATAATGAATGGTGTTGACTTTGTATGCAACTAGTGTTCATATCTATAAGGGGCCACCAAA
Above is a window of Dendropsophus ebraccatus isolate aDenEbr1 chromosome 7, aDenEbr1.pat, whole genome shotgun sequence DNA encoding:
- the FNIP2 gene encoding folliculin-interacting protein 2 isoform X4, yielding MCYHHGPSPQAVQQEDQLCPSPQHSWPCTELDLNCIRLIVYQDCERRGRQVLFDSKAVREVKDENAQRSGEETATRSKACQTSSSGTCTISSRNTTSGNAQLARERLPKYQYTKPASDVNMLGEMMFGSVAMSYKGSTLKIHLIRCPPQLMISKVFSAKVGGFSGSTSTLQDSMENINHDGAGVKLGVSHPGQNGSNLGILQMCGSKLLPAMLEARPLRLIRSASFFAAHSTPVDMPSRGHNEDKDSGIARSASLSSLLITPLPSPSTSFSSNCASSYQRRWLRSQTTSLENGLVPRWTTEETFSMADESYTSNPAMIGRKKIAISIIFSLSDEEEAQQNFQDFFFSHFPLFESHMNKLKSAIEKAMISCRKITESSQRVQVYLSQVMEALGQFRETIWNLYCAPRIAEPVWLTMMSITTEKGQLCQHFLKEFTYLIEQLNKNQFFAALITAVLTYHLAWVPTVMPHDHPPIKSFCEKHTSQSVNLLAKSHPYNPLWAQLGDLYGAIGSPVRMNRTVVVGKRKDLVQRILYILTYFIRCSELQENHLVHSRALKKGEQIVQGSNVTTLLEKGEVEDSEYVVITLNNESALLSPTLPCNSGVRSPQKGNGPEAFDISVTTDSKCDGRFQLAQRTDASSTSNGAVLGNGGSCKETVTLVKEAKVETLVSVTRMPACNTDLFTSGSLPSHVKSHPPASRYEKRTSSPVQLSEWAKEVLRADQKEDSSLLGKVAFSMGSDSDMKTCNKELNGSVKSQHYRSLAPTDVSLAAQKRRLMHSRIPSCEGGSSLFDEYFVEGNSIETNTVESLPCHSLLSEKCFVSSIVSNNHTEKRTCENDLTDAVHTHIHPPQILSQSIPCGDSLRKIGGKLGTNIPRNKSYDSALGHSDEELNTGHSHPENWDHSSDHTEVELPLPTSDVISSPSVKNFGRSLFGGYCSTYMPDMVLHGIASAEKLKSSLAASLSHSTHHPVLDEPLAEAVCIVADTDKCSVQVVSSQKTIVDSMKLGTEVLVSSQVCSLLQSILQLHKLKTPPVFCVMHLEDKLQELYFKSKMLAEYLRGHTRVHVKELGVVLGIESSDLPLLAAVASTHSPHVAQILL
- the FNIP2 gene encoding folliculin-interacting protein 2 isoform X3, with the protein product MALLHRLFSKRTNCAPVPSTGTREAAAFSWPCTELDLNCIRLIVYQDCERRGRQVLFDSKAVREVKDENAQRSGEETATRSKACQTSSSGTCTISSRNTTSGNAQLARERLPKYQYTKPASDVNMLGEMMFGSVAMSYKGSTLKIHLIRCPPQLMISKVFSAKVGGFSGSTSTLQDSMENINHDGAGVKLGVSHPGQNGSNLGILQMCGSKLLPAMLEARPLRLIRSASFFAAHSTPVDMPSRGHNEDKDSGIARSASLSSLLITPLPSPSTSFSSNCASSYQRRWLRSQTTSLENGLVPRWTTEETFSMADESYTSNPAMIGRKKIAISIIFSLSDEEEAQQNFQDFFFSHFPLFESHMNKLKSAIEKAMISCRKITESSQRVQVYLSQVMEALGQFRETIWNLYCAPRIAEPVWLTMMSITTEKGQLCQHFLKEFTYLIEQLNKNQFFAALITAVLTYHLAWVPTVMPHDHPPIKSFCEKHTSQSVNLLAKSHPYNPLWAQLGDLYGAIGSPVRMNRTVVVGKRKDLVQRILYILTYFIRCSELQENHLVHSRALKKGEQIVQGSNVTTLLEKGEVEDSEYVVITLNNESALLSPTLPCNSGVRSPQKGNGPEAFDISVTTDSKCDGRFQLAQRTDASSTSNGAVLGNGGSCKETVTLVKEAKVETLVSVTRMPACNTDLFTSGSLPSHVKSHPPASRYEKRTSSPVQLSEWAKEVLRADQKEDSSLLGKVAFSMGSDSDMKTCNKELNGSVKSQHYRSLAPTDVSLAAQKRRLMHSRIPSCEGGSSLFDEYFVEGNSIETNTVESLPCHSLLSEKCFVSSIVSNNHTEKRTCENDLTDAVHTHIHPPQILSQSIPCGDSLRKIGGKLGTNIPRNKSYDSALGHSDEELNTGHSHPENWDHSSDHTEVELPLPTSDVISSPSVKNFGRSLFGGYCSTYMPDMVLHGIASAEKLKSSLAASLSHSTHHPVLDEPLAEAVCIVADTDKCSVQVVSSQKTIVDSMKLGTEVLVSSQVCSLLQSILQLHKLKTPPVFCVMHLEDKLQELYFKSKMLAEYLRGHTRVHVKELGVVLGIESSDLPLLAAVASTHSPHVAQILL